One Littorina saxatilis isolate snail1 linkage group LG12, US_GU_Lsax_2.0, whole genome shotgun sequence genomic region harbors:
- the LOC138982295 gene encoding uncharacterized protein isoform X2, whose product MTEKQPFMETTRSVDERSALAAAGSAETSDVHLPVTSTLNDQRRGFQKVVPDDPEPGIAWFYASGKTAFMEDRKASLNMLEKAIPVINSGTGRFGFLYAKDLKADESCFKKNLNLVFRRSLGSGVAGEVTAFSDMQMKKKFVRKRLKAGSLRMEEVQSMLKMEHSGVCQVYALLCHDSTVDLILQDAGFPLRDCLQKFCKESISGDHYWQVVQDLGRQGFEALRYVHHEGICHLDIKPENILLHQNRQKDLVLVLADFGSSLSLKDMVTFKLQMTPEYWAPEMWQHVGQFLLALQSGQGGKPEADEFPPAAALDTFAMALVLFFMATLQHFVLAEQEKKDSSQTVVNVEEVEHLRQQFGGKLDAKFAFNFLLMTKYVHHLPDLATNGRWLFDGVPSAILEVMKSALDPDPNKRWTDEQAACYLSGIVREQVSQEDPLKIPTPVDDPTDHSDGDSQVIPDLPLPAQAMHAASALEPVSPAPKLFDGAARFQEQIAPLLKPWDNVVPGILTANQNGKPATNVPSRPASQFAMPDDIALRSSSPESAVPLTYSQAGASQIAQTHRPRLGGLKPADWQGPDMEEEMPGEGNVDVDMKENVKAEQLVPDPSAPGQPCYWVEKEKNSEGLADGGTDGGLGGHGNWAGQGLDMQVSSPQSKVAHQMGALSIQPKTQSPPASVTSLGKGGGKRKAARPGGKLGKERKISQKGVSQSAPMKVGSPEKKGAFPQKQKRLPSESLKADKCVAKIPFVVVSSGRRNPSPRTMHGSSVGKADHHMSDTALSGKAGSGPVQTQPVTGLGDSSTAAFIHQGFGISATGSPPATIAVETSLSQQQSIGEPGMMAQQFWFSDGSRPLVMGPFAVDTVLQNCGMAHPASPQPQEKGQFSLNVEAMASVQLGQGETTTVPVLGQAGSDSSQLQLSQTDDGTVGSIPMDEVDEAAVNELMQLLQEGLPDPESSQPLSTGQGGQQSIELGGQAFGVAGASHLNETPPGQVDEQGVAERGQGMSEAEEVPKLVGFNLGQQGQLQDPALVQRMVEEGGAPWLIGVDLDQVDQQNPGQGGVAVGLPLDEIAGTGQWMDGGPGQGGLAIGLGPDEIGGAQLMLTEESHEEGGNMPNFDMIFD is encoded by the exons ATGACTGAAAAGCAACCTTTTATGGAGACTACCCGTTCAGTAGATGAACGCAGTGCACTTGCTGCCGCGGGGTCTGCAGAGACTTCTGATGTACATCTACCTGTTACCAGTACTTTGAATGACCAAA GGAGAGGGTTTCAGAAAGTGGTGCCTGATGATCCAGAGCCAGGGATTGCCTGGTTCTATGCCAGTGGCAAAACTGC ATTCATGGAGGATCGGAAAGCTTCACTGAATATGTTGGAAAAAGCTATACCAGTCATCAACTCAGGCACAGGAAGATTTGGCTTTTTGTATGCCAAG GACTTGAAAGCAGATGAAAGCTGCTTTAAGAAAAACCTCAACTTGGTTTTCCGTCGTTCGCTTGGAAGTGGCGTTGCTGGTGAAGTCACAGCCTTTAGCGACATGCAGATGAAGAAGAAGTTCGTCAGAAAGAGGCTGAAg GCAGGGAGTCTGCGGATGGAAGAGGTTCAGTCCATGCTGAAGATGGAGCACTCTGGTGTGTGTCAAGTGTACGCCCTCTTGTGTCATGACTCCACTGTCGACCTCATTCTTCAAGATGCAG GTTTTCCGCTTCGTGACTGCCTGCAAAAGTTTTGCAAAGAGAGCATCAGTGGTGACCATTACTGGCAGGTGGTGCAAGATTTGGGCAGACAGGGGTTTGAGGCACTGCGCTATGTTCACCACGAGGGCATCTGTCACCTGGACATCAAAC CGGAAAACATACTCCTGCACCAGAATCGCCAGAAGGACCTGGTGCTAGTACTGGCAGACTTTGGCAGCAGTCTCAGCCTGAAGGACATGGTGACCTTCAAGCTGCAGATGACACCAGAATACTGGGCGCCGGAAATGTGGCAGCATGTGGGACAGTTCTTGCTGGCTTTGCAATCAGGGCAGGG AGGGAAGCCAGAGGCAGATGAGTTTCCACCAGCGGCAGCGCTTGACACCTTCGCCATGGCCCTGGTGCTGTTCTTCATGGCCACTCTCCAGCATTTTGTGCTGGCTGAACAGGAGAAGAAAGACTCCTCACAGACCGTTGTCAATGTAGAGGAGGTGGAGCATCTGCGTCAGCAGTTCGGTGGCAAGCTGGATGCAAAGTTTGCGTTCAACTTTCTCTTG ATGACGAAGTATGTACACCATCTGCCGGATCTGGCCACAAATGGGCGTTGGTTGTTTGATGGAGTGCCATCTGCAATCCTGGAGGTCATGAAATCAGCCTTGGACCCTGACCCAAACAAACGATGGACTGATGAGCAGGCAGCTTGCTATCTCTCAG GTATTGTGAGAGAGCAAGTGAGCCAGGAGGACCCGCTGAAGATTCCTACACCTGTGGATGACCCCACTGATCACTCAG ATGGAGACAGCCAGGTCATCCCTGATCTACCACTGCCAGCACAAGCGATGCATGCCGCTTCTGCACTGGAACCAGTCTCACCAGCACCCAAGCTGTTTGATGGTGCCGCTCGCTTCCAGGAACAGATAGCGCCGCTGTTGAAACCATGGGACAATGTTGTCCCTGGCATTCTCACTGCAAATCAGAATGGGAAGCCTGCTACAAATGTTCCCAGCCGACCTGCCTCACAGTTTGCGATGCCAGACGACATCGCCCTGCGAAGTTCTTCACCAGAGTCTGCTGTTCCACTGACTTACTCCCAGGCAGGTGCCAGCCAGATCGCTCAGACTCACAGGCCGCGTCTTGGCGGACTGAAGCCAGCTGACTGGCAGGGACCGGACATGGAAGAGGAGATGCCgggtgaagggaacgttgacgtCGACATGAAAGAGAACGTCAAGGCTGAGCAGCTGGTGCCAGACCCCTCCGCTCCCGGCCAACCTTGTTATTGGGTGGAGAAGGAAAAGAATTCAGAGGGTCTGGCTGATGGTGGGACGGATGGGGGCTTGGGAGGGCATGGCAACTGGGCAGGTCAGGGATTGGACATGCAGGTCTCTAGTCCCCAGTCAAAGGTGGCCCACCAAATGGGCGCTCTGAGTATCCAGCCCAAAACACAGAGTCCCCCTGCTTCTGTTACCAGCCTGGGCAAGGGTGGGGGTAAGAGAAAAGCTGCCAGGCCCGGAGGCAAGTtggggaaagagagaaaaattTCACAGAAAGGGGTATCTCAGTCGGCCCCCATGAAAGTGGGTAGCCCCGAGAAGAAAGGAGCCTTTCCTCAAAAGCAGAAACGCCTGCCATCAGAATCCCTGAAGGCTGACAAATGTGTGGCCAAAATCCCCTTTGTGGTGGTCAGTAGTGGTCGCAGGAACCCCAGTCCCCGCACTATGCATGGGTCTTCCGTGGGCAAGGCTGACCACCACATGAGTGATACTGCTCTGTCAGGCAAGGCTGGGAGTGGCCCAGTGCAGACTCAGCCTGTGACAGGCCTGGGTGATTCCAGTACAGCTGCCTTCATCCATCAGGGCTTTGGAATATCTGCAACAGGCAGTCCTCCTGCCACAATAGCAGTGGAAACATCCCTGTCTCAGCAGCAGTCTATTGGAGAGCCTGGGATGATGGCACAGCAATTCTGGTTCTCTGATGGCAGCAGGCCTCTGGTAATGGGTCCTTTTGCAGTTGATACAGTCTTGCAGAACTGTGGAATGGCTCACCCTGCCAGTCCTCAGCCACAAGAGAAGGGTCAGTTCAGTTTGAATGTTGAGGCCATGGCTTCTGTTCAGCTGGGGCAGGGCGAAACTACCACAGTACCTGTCTTGGGTCAGGCTGGTTCTGACAGCAGTCAGCTGCAGCTGAGCCAAACCGACGATGGAACAGTGGGTTCCATTCCTATGGATGAAGTAGATGAAGCAGCAGTCAATGAACTGATGCAGCTGCTGCAAGAGGGCCTGCCTGATCCGGAGAGCAGTCAGCCACTGAGCACAGGCCAGGGCGGTCAGCAGAGTATTGAGCTTGGAGGGCAGGCGTTTGGTGTTGCAGGGGCTTCTCATTTGAACGAAACCCCTCCAGGTCAAGTAGATGAGCAGGGAGTGGCAGAACGAGGGCAAGGAATGAGTGAGGCTGAAGAAGTTCCCAAGCTTGTCGGGTTCAACCTAGGCCAGCAGGGGCAGTTGCAGGATCCAGCCCTTGTTCAAAGAATGGTTGAAGAGGGAGGAGCTCCTTGGCTGATTGGTGTGGATCTGGACCAGGTCGACCAGCAGAACCCAGGCCAGGGTGGGGTTGCCGTTGGGCTTCCACTCGATGAGATAGCAGGGACTGGTCAGTGGATGGATGGGGGTCCAGGCCAGGGAGGGCTTGCCATTGGGCTAGGACCAGATGAGATTGGAGGGGCTCAGTTGATGCTGACTGAAGAGAGCCATGAGGAGGGGGGCAATATGCCCAACTTTGACATGATCTTTGACTAA
- the LOC138982295 gene encoding uncharacterized protein isoform X1, which produces MTEKQPFMETTRSVDERSALAAAGSAETSDVHLPVTSTLNDQRRGFQKVVPDDPEPGIAWFYASGKTAFMEDRKASLNMLEKAIPVINSGTGRFGFLYAKDLKADESCFKKNLNLVFRRSLGSGVAGEVTAFSDMQMKKKFVRKRLKAGSLRMEEVQSMLKMEHSGVCQVYALLCHDSTVDLILQDAGFPLRDCLQKFCKESISGDHYWQVVQDLGRQGFEALRYVHHEGICHLDIKPENILLHQNRQKDLVLVLADFGSSLSLKDMVTFKLQMTPEYWAPEMWQHVGQFLLALQSGQGGKPEADEFPPAAALDTFAMALVLFFMATLQHFVLAEQEKKDSSQTVVNVEEVEHLRQQFGGKLDAKFAFNFLLMTKYVHHLPDLATNGRWLFDGVPSAILEVMKSALDPDPNKRWTDEQAACYLSAGIVREQVSQEDPLKIPTPVDDPTDHSDGDSQVIPDLPLPAQAMHAASALEPVSPAPKLFDGAARFQEQIAPLLKPWDNVVPGILTANQNGKPATNVPSRPASQFAMPDDIALRSSSPESAVPLTYSQAGASQIAQTHRPRLGGLKPADWQGPDMEEEMPGEGNVDVDMKENVKAEQLVPDPSAPGQPCYWVEKEKNSEGLADGGTDGGLGGHGNWAGQGLDMQVSSPQSKVAHQMGALSIQPKTQSPPASVTSLGKGGGKRKAARPGGKLGKERKISQKGVSQSAPMKVGSPEKKGAFPQKQKRLPSESLKADKCVAKIPFVVVSSGRRNPSPRTMHGSSVGKADHHMSDTALSGKAGSGPVQTQPVTGLGDSSTAAFIHQGFGISATGSPPATIAVETSLSQQQSIGEPGMMAQQFWFSDGSRPLVMGPFAVDTVLQNCGMAHPASPQPQEKGQFSLNVEAMASVQLGQGETTTVPVLGQAGSDSSQLQLSQTDDGTVGSIPMDEVDEAAVNELMQLLQEGLPDPESSQPLSTGQGGQQSIELGGQAFGVAGASHLNETPPGQVDEQGVAERGQGMSEAEEVPKLVGFNLGQQGQLQDPALVQRMVEEGGAPWLIGVDLDQVDQQNPGQGGVAVGLPLDEIAGTGQWMDGGPGQGGLAIGLGPDEIGGAQLMLTEESHEEGGNMPNFDMIFD; this is translated from the exons ATGACTGAAAAGCAACCTTTTATGGAGACTACCCGTTCAGTAGATGAACGCAGTGCACTTGCTGCCGCGGGGTCTGCAGAGACTTCTGATGTACATCTACCTGTTACCAGTACTTTGAATGACCAAA GGAGAGGGTTTCAGAAAGTGGTGCCTGATGATCCAGAGCCAGGGATTGCCTGGTTCTATGCCAGTGGCAAAACTGC ATTCATGGAGGATCGGAAAGCTTCACTGAATATGTTGGAAAAAGCTATACCAGTCATCAACTCAGGCACAGGAAGATTTGGCTTTTTGTATGCCAAG GACTTGAAAGCAGATGAAAGCTGCTTTAAGAAAAACCTCAACTTGGTTTTCCGTCGTTCGCTTGGAAGTGGCGTTGCTGGTGAAGTCACAGCCTTTAGCGACATGCAGATGAAGAAGAAGTTCGTCAGAAAGAGGCTGAAg GCAGGGAGTCTGCGGATGGAAGAGGTTCAGTCCATGCTGAAGATGGAGCACTCTGGTGTGTGTCAAGTGTACGCCCTCTTGTGTCATGACTCCACTGTCGACCTCATTCTTCAAGATGCAG GTTTTCCGCTTCGTGACTGCCTGCAAAAGTTTTGCAAAGAGAGCATCAGTGGTGACCATTACTGGCAGGTGGTGCAAGATTTGGGCAGACAGGGGTTTGAGGCACTGCGCTATGTTCACCACGAGGGCATCTGTCACCTGGACATCAAAC CGGAAAACATACTCCTGCACCAGAATCGCCAGAAGGACCTGGTGCTAGTACTGGCAGACTTTGGCAGCAGTCTCAGCCTGAAGGACATGGTGACCTTCAAGCTGCAGATGACACCAGAATACTGGGCGCCGGAAATGTGGCAGCATGTGGGACAGTTCTTGCTGGCTTTGCAATCAGGGCAGGG AGGGAAGCCAGAGGCAGATGAGTTTCCACCAGCGGCAGCGCTTGACACCTTCGCCATGGCCCTGGTGCTGTTCTTCATGGCCACTCTCCAGCATTTTGTGCTGGCTGAACAGGAGAAGAAAGACTCCTCACAGACCGTTGTCAATGTAGAGGAGGTGGAGCATCTGCGTCAGCAGTTCGGTGGCAAGCTGGATGCAAAGTTTGCGTTCAACTTTCTCTTG ATGACGAAGTATGTACACCATCTGCCGGATCTGGCCACAAATGGGCGTTGGTTGTTTGATGGAGTGCCATCTGCAATCCTGGAGGTCATGAAATCAGCCTTGGACCCTGACCCAAACAAACGATGGACTGATGAGCAGGCAGCTTGCTATCTCTCAG CAGGTATTGTGAGAGAGCAAGTGAGCCAGGAGGACCCGCTGAAGATTCCTACACCTGTGGATGACCCCACTGATCACTCAG ATGGAGACAGCCAGGTCATCCCTGATCTACCACTGCCAGCACAAGCGATGCATGCCGCTTCTGCACTGGAACCAGTCTCACCAGCACCCAAGCTGTTTGATGGTGCCGCTCGCTTCCAGGAACAGATAGCGCCGCTGTTGAAACCATGGGACAATGTTGTCCCTGGCATTCTCACTGCAAATCAGAATGGGAAGCCTGCTACAAATGTTCCCAGCCGACCTGCCTCACAGTTTGCGATGCCAGACGACATCGCCCTGCGAAGTTCTTCACCAGAGTCTGCTGTTCCACTGACTTACTCCCAGGCAGGTGCCAGCCAGATCGCTCAGACTCACAGGCCGCGTCTTGGCGGACTGAAGCCAGCTGACTGGCAGGGACCGGACATGGAAGAGGAGATGCCgggtgaagggaacgttgacgtCGACATGAAAGAGAACGTCAAGGCTGAGCAGCTGGTGCCAGACCCCTCCGCTCCCGGCCAACCTTGTTATTGGGTGGAGAAGGAAAAGAATTCAGAGGGTCTGGCTGATGGTGGGACGGATGGGGGCTTGGGAGGGCATGGCAACTGGGCAGGTCAGGGATTGGACATGCAGGTCTCTAGTCCCCAGTCAAAGGTGGCCCACCAAATGGGCGCTCTGAGTATCCAGCCCAAAACACAGAGTCCCCCTGCTTCTGTTACCAGCCTGGGCAAGGGTGGGGGTAAGAGAAAAGCTGCCAGGCCCGGAGGCAAGTtggggaaagagagaaaaattTCACAGAAAGGGGTATCTCAGTCGGCCCCCATGAAAGTGGGTAGCCCCGAGAAGAAAGGAGCCTTTCCTCAAAAGCAGAAACGCCTGCCATCAGAATCCCTGAAGGCTGACAAATGTGTGGCCAAAATCCCCTTTGTGGTGGTCAGTAGTGGTCGCAGGAACCCCAGTCCCCGCACTATGCATGGGTCTTCCGTGGGCAAGGCTGACCACCACATGAGTGATACTGCTCTGTCAGGCAAGGCTGGGAGTGGCCCAGTGCAGACTCAGCCTGTGACAGGCCTGGGTGATTCCAGTACAGCTGCCTTCATCCATCAGGGCTTTGGAATATCTGCAACAGGCAGTCCTCCTGCCACAATAGCAGTGGAAACATCCCTGTCTCAGCAGCAGTCTATTGGAGAGCCTGGGATGATGGCACAGCAATTCTGGTTCTCTGATGGCAGCAGGCCTCTGGTAATGGGTCCTTTTGCAGTTGATACAGTCTTGCAGAACTGTGGAATGGCTCACCCTGCCAGTCCTCAGCCACAAGAGAAGGGTCAGTTCAGTTTGAATGTTGAGGCCATGGCTTCTGTTCAGCTGGGGCAGGGCGAAACTACCACAGTACCTGTCTTGGGTCAGGCTGGTTCTGACAGCAGTCAGCTGCAGCTGAGCCAAACCGACGATGGAACAGTGGGTTCCATTCCTATGGATGAAGTAGATGAAGCAGCAGTCAATGAACTGATGCAGCTGCTGCAAGAGGGCCTGCCTGATCCGGAGAGCAGTCAGCCACTGAGCACAGGCCAGGGCGGTCAGCAGAGTATTGAGCTTGGAGGGCAGGCGTTTGGTGTTGCAGGGGCTTCTCATTTGAACGAAACCCCTCCAGGTCAAGTAGATGAGCAGGGAGTGGCAGAACGAGGGCAAGGAATGAGTGAGGCTGAAGAAGTTCCCAAGCTTGTCGGGTTCAACCTAGGCCAGCAGGGGCAGTTGCAGGATCCAGCCCTTGTTCAAAGAATGGTTGAAGAGGGAGGAGCTCCTTGGCTGATTGGTGTGGATCTGGACCAGGTCGACCAGCAGAACCCAGGCCAGGGTGGGGTTGCCGTTGGGCTTCCACTCGATGAGATAGCAGGGACTGGTCAGTGGATGGATGGGGGTCCAGGCCAGGGAGGGCTTGCCATTGGGCTAGGACCAGATGAGATTGGAGGGGCTCAGTTGATGCTGACTGAAGAGAGCCATGAGGAGGGGGGCAATATGCCCAACTTTGACATGATCTTTGACTAA
- the LOC138983140 gene encoding uncharacterized protein B0403.1-like, with translation MDSEDSDPEFTALLDNLIENRHELEDSGSDISEDLDNLQEWSDNWLLKFHPKKCSVLKLGKQHTETSYHMKGRSESGEEVSITLEESETEKDLGVLVDNRLSFKGHVAQATAKANKTIGIIRRSFQHLDREVFVQLYKSLARPILEYGHSVWQPQQKLLCKEIEDVQRRATKLISALSEKTYPERLAILKLPSLEHRRLRGDMIDLYKYMHGIYHLRHRQPEFPAGRNQRYQRKQPQVV, from the exons ATGGATTCCGAGGACAGCGATCCAGAGTTCACTGCTCTGCTGGATAATCTCATCGAAAATCGACATGAATTGGAAGATTCTGGCTCCGACATCAGC GAAGATCTGGACAATCTACAAGAGTGGTCTGACAACTGGCTCCTCAAGTTCCACCCAAAGAAGTGTAGTGTCCTTAAGCtaggcaaacaacacacagagaCCAGCTATCACATGAAAGGGAGATCCGAAAGTGGTGAGGAGGTTAGCATCACTCTAGAAGAAAGCGAAACGGAAAAAGACCTTGGTGTACTTGTAGACAATCGCCTGAGTTTCAAGGGACATGTTGCACAAGCAACTGCGAAGGCAAACAAAACCATAGGCATCATCAGGAGATCGTTTCAGCATCTGGATAGGGAGGTGTTTGTACAACTCTACAAGAGTCTTGCCAGGCCAATCCTTGAATATGGACATTCAGTATGGCAACCACAGCAGAAACTGCTGTGCAAGGAAATAGAGGACGTGCAGAGAAGGGCTACCAAACTGATATCGGCTCTCAGTGAGAAAACTTACCCAGAACGACTAGCCATACTCAAACTACCCAGTCTCGAACACAGGCGTCTCCGAGGTGACATGATCGACCTCTACAAGTACATGCATGGGATCTATCATCTACGACACAGGCAACCCGAATTTCCAGCTGGCCGAAACCAAAGATACCAGAGGAAACAGCCTCAAGTTGTATAA
- the LOC138982309 gene encoding dnaJ homolog subfamily C member 28-like, with the protein MNSLARPLPLHSHWRCLSAPIANGNRVITLIPTPTGTSRHLPPHCQENGLHSLTSSAKIKQSAVLFVPSQQFHAGRRLSVEYKIKAGLEDCYSLLGVERDCGDQELKNAYLEKAKAFHPDSALPTSDPYKFSQVRDAYKVLLEHRKGRELEEEEEKEAEIIFDIKHTAPQHRQYLEFEGVGFGTPSQRQRQYQQYRIERVTENVFQHRIQKLAAETEDALVVKDKQQAKKSIISNAMDRMVEDMIQESMKRGDFNNLPGQGKPLEYSPHNPFVDTTTHNINKILVNNGFAPEWIMLQSEIRKEIHQARQTIAIIHYKLDNKSRSSKDVKMWKASVTKFNQQISEVNIKINKYNLIVPILNKQKIPYNAERELKKVLDNVEEYLTEEKDAYLAWDVSVEETPPTWSQENAKTNWGQVWQEIKTIFKSSEDKEVKT; encoded by the exons ATGAACTCACTTGCTCGGCCATTACCGCTTCACTCCCACTGGAGATGCCTGTCAGCGCCGATCGCCAACGGAAACCGGGTGATCACCTTGATTCCCACCCCAACTGGCACCAGCAGACATCTACCTCCACATTGTCAAGAGAACGGCCTACATAGTTTGACCTCAAGTGCCAAGATCAAACAAAGCGCTGTCCTCTTTGTGCCAAGTCAGCAGTTTCATGCTGGAAGGAGATTGTCAGTGGAGTACAAAATTAAAGCAG GACTGGAGGACTGCTATTCTCTGCTGGGAGTGGAGCGGGACTGTGGGGACCAGGAACTGAAGAATGCGTACCTAGAGAAAGCTAAAGCCTTTCACCCGGACTCAGCACTACCCACCTCTGACCCTTACAAGTTCAGTCAAGTCAGGGATGCCTACAAGGTTTTGCTG GAACACAGGAAGGGCAGGGAActggaggaagaagaggagaaaGAAGCTGAAATCATCTTTGACATCAAGCACACAGCGccacaacacagacagtaccTGGAGTTTGAG ggagTGGGTTTTGGGACACCATCACAAAGACAGCGACAGTACCAGCAGTACCGCAtagagagagtaacagagaaTGTCTTCCAGCATCGCATCCAGAAACTGGCGGCAGAGACAGAAGACGCTCTGGTGGTGAAAGATAAACAGCAGGCCAAGAAGTCAATCATCAG CAATGCGATGGACCGAATGGTGGAAGACATGATCCAGGAGTCGATGAAACGTGGCGATTTCAACAACTTGCCCGGACAGGGCAAGCCGCTGGAATACTCGCCACACAACCCCTTTGTGGacaccaccacacacaacatcaacaaGATCCTCGTCAACAACGGCTTCGCCCCAGAGTGGATCATGCTGCAGTCTGAGATCAG GAAGGAGATACACCAAGCGAGACAGACCATAGCCATCATTCACTACAAACTGGACAATAAGTCCCGCTCGTCAAAAGACGTCAAGATGTGGAAAGCGTCCGTCACCAAGTTCAATCAGCAAATCAGCGAGgtcaacatcaaaatcaacaaATACAACTTGATTGTGCCTATTTTGAACAAGCAGAAAATACCCTACAACGCCGAAAGAGAACTGAAGAAAGTGTTAGACAATGTGGAAGAATATTTGACGGAAGAGAAGGATGCTTACTTGGCGTGGGATGTTTCTGTGGAAGAAACGCCTCCTACTTGGTCTCAAGAGAATGCCAAGACTAACTGGGGACAAGTGTGGCAGGAGATTAAAACAATATTTAAGTCTTCAGAGGACAAAGAAGTGAAAACATGA